The region TGTATTGTCAGGTTTAGTAATTCCGAGCGGAAATATAATTGTTCCTCTAGTTTTATGGCTAACTAAAAAAGACAAAATAATTGGATTGAAAAATATCGGTGCAAATCTCTTAAATTTTCAACTCATTTGGACTTTTTCTGCTTTTCTAATATTAATTGCTGCTGCATTTTTTAAAATCACACATTTAGTGATTGGCCCGAGTAATCTCTTAATATTTGTCTGGGTAATACTTTATGTAATAAATATAGTTTTGCCTATTTTCTTTGCCATTAAAACAAGAAATGGAAAAACGGACAATTTTTATCCCAATCTTATAAATTTGA is a window of Flavobacterium acetivorans DNA encoding:
- a CDS encoding helix-turn-helix domain-containing protein; translated protein: MNEIGEKIREVRKKKGLSQEELAESAKVNLRTIQRIENNESEPRGKTLNLICEVLDINVEDILDCDKHIDKNYLIYFHLSVLSGLVIPSGNIIVPLVLWLTKKDKIIGLKNIGANLLNFQLIWTFSAFLILIAAAFFKITHLVIGPSNLLIFVWVILYVINIVLPIFFAIKTRNGKTDNFYPNLINLIK